In Saprospiraceae bacterium, a genomic segment contains:
- the recO gene encoding DNA repair protein RecO, producing MIKTSGIVFRNTRYKESSLILDIFTEEAGLQSFIANGVFSKSNQRLAAALQPMNIVEVVAYYNEQKELHRLKEVCISVMYQKIRFDIKRSAMGLFLLEVCRKTIRSHQANSELFHFVKNAFEEIDHTDSFNPNFHLEFLVQLMSYLGFQPQNNYSSNTSCFDMVNGIFTSYKGEAVYHLSEGASKIFSEMLSGQSYIHLFQNSQQRRQMLHALILYYQLHIENFGQVKSMEVFHEILGA from the coding sequence GTGATTAAAACAAGCGGTATTGTATTTCGGAACACTCGTTATAAAGAAAGTAGCCTGATTCTGGATATCTTCACAGAAGAAGCAGGCCTCCAATCCTTTATTGCTAACGGTGTATTTAGTAAATCCAATCAACGCCTGGCTGCTGCCCTTCAGCCAATGAATATTGTTGAAGTCGTAGCATACTACAACGAACAAAAAGAATTACATCGATTGAAAGAAGTATGCATATCCGTTATGTATCAAAAAATTAGATTCGATATTAAACGCTCTGCCATGGGTTTGTTTTTGCTGGAAGTATGCAGGAAAACGATTCGTTCCCATCAAGCTAATAGTGAATTATTTCATTTCGTAAAAAATGCGTTCGAAGAAATAGATCACACTGACAGCTTTAATCCAAATTTTCATCTTGAATTTTTAGTACAGCTCATGAGTTATTTGGGTTTCCAACCTCAAAATAATTATTCTTCAAACACAAGTTGTTTTGATATGGTCAATGGAATTTTTACAAGCTACAAAGGCGAGGCCGTTTATCATCTTTCTGAAGGAGCAAGCAAAATATTCTCCGAAATGCTTTCTGGACAATCATACATACATTTATTTCAGAATAGTCAACAGCGCCGCCAAATGTTGCATGCGCTCATACTTTATTATCAATTACACATTGAAAATTTTGGTCAGGTAAAATCTATGGAAGTATTCCATGAGATTTTAGGGGCTTGA
- a CDS encoding OmpA family protein: protein MTSEEYYRTSYYAFIKPGSIFLFVFAAGFLWMAQVALAQHPQDIFLQNGSFEDVPDCCKPPSGWVDCGFKGETPPDVQPALDDSNRPFFNVTKAAFAGNTYLGMVVRENDTYERVAQRLLKPLKKDLCYTFSIYLCRSDNYLSASNRNEPDKLKEFTQPILLRIWGGDAYCHQKQLLAESPLISNTDWKKYEFEFEVKHDMWYFELEAFYKTPVLFPYNGNILLDNASHITIIPCPTDSKAYAEYKKEIQKAKNGNTKPKENLKTKSNSGTSSIPSKPKQRILKYLDNKMSVGQVFKIEKLYFETDSATIKQESFDVLDELLEYLEKNKKVKIEIGGHTNNRCSEKYCERLSLHRSEAVKAYLVENGIDGSRIVCKGYGRKNPVASNSTVDGRKLNQRVEIKILSISG from the coding sequence TTGACCTCAGAAGAATACTATCGAACATCATATTACGCGTTCATTAAACCTGGCAGTATATTTCTATTTGTATTTGCAGCAGGATTTTTATGGATGGCACAAGTGGCTCTGGCGCAGCATCCGCAGGATATTTTTTTACAAAATGGATCCTTTGAGGATGTACCAGATTGTTGCAAACCTCCCTCAGGTTGGGTAGATTGCGGTTTTAAAGGAGAAACACCACCCGATGTACAACCTGCCCTTGATGACTCCAATCGTCCATTTTTTAATGTAACCAAAGCTGCATTTGCAGGTAACACCTATTTGGGTATGGTCGTCCGCGAAAATGACACCTACGAACGCGTCGCACAAAGACTCCTAAAGCCCTTAAAGAAAGATCTGTGTTATACTTTTAGCATTTATTTATGTCGTTCTGATAATTACTTGAGTGCATCCAATCGCAACGAACCAGACAAACTCAAAGAATTTACACAACCCATCTTATTGCGCATCTGGGGCGGCGATGCGTATTGTCATCAAAAACAGTTGTTAGCAGAATCGCCACTCATTTCAAACACTGATTGGAAAAAATACGAATTTGAATTTGAGGTTAAACATGACATGTGGTATTTTGAATTGGAAGCATTTTACAAAACGCCGGTACTTTTTCCTTATAATGGAAATATTTTATTGGATAATGCATCCCATATTACAATTATCCCTTGTCCTACAGATTCAAAAGCATATGCAGAGTACAAAAAAGAAATCCAGAAAGCAAAAAATGGCAATACAAAACCAAAAGAGAATTTAAAAACAAAATCAAATTCTGGGACTTCTTCAATACCATCCAAACCTAAACAACGCATCTTAAAATATCTCGATAACAAGATGTCAGTAGGACAAGTATTTAAAATAGAAAAATTATATTTTGAGACAGATTCAGCTACTATCAAACAAGAATCTTTTGACGTGCTTGACGAATTATTGGAGTACCTGGAGAAAAACAAAAAAGTTAAGATTGAGATTGGAGGGCATACCAACAACAGATGTTCAGAAAAATATTGCGAACGTCTTTCACTTCACAGGTCTGAAGCAGTGAAGGCATATCTCGTTGAAAACGGAATCGACGGATCGCGCATCGTTTGTAAAGGATACGGCCGTAAAAATCCCGTAGCATCAAATTCTACGGTAGATGGACGAAAACTCAATCAACGCGTAGAAATAAAAATACTCAGCATCAGTGGTTGA
- a CDS encoding acyl-CoA dehydrogenase family protein has translation MSSGTDRYEGHDYYGVDELLQEDHLLAREAVRAWVKSEVSPIIEEYSEKAQCPTHLFKGLAEIGAFGPSLPSEYGGGGMDEIAYGVIMQELERGDSGIRSMASVQGSLVMYPIYRFGSEEQKRKYLPKLGAGEFIGCFGLTEPDFGSNPSGMISNVKDDGDAYILNGAKMWITNSPLADLAVVWAKDENGDILGMIVERGWKGYSAPEIHGKWSLRASITGELIFEDVRVPKTHVFPNVKGLKGPLSCLSKARYGIAWGAIGAALDCYDVALRYSKERIQFDRPIAGFQLTQKKLAEMITEITKAQLLAWRLGMLANQGKASPAQISMAKRNNVHIALQIAREARQILGGMGITNEYPIMRHMMNLETVLTYEGTHDIHLLITGMDVTGINAFGM, from the coding sequence ATGAGTTCTGGTACTGATCGCTATGAAGGCCATGATTATTATGGCGTGGATGAATTGCTCCAGGAAGATCACTTATTAGCCCGCGAGGCAGTAAGGGCCTGGGTTAAATCGGAAGTAAGTCCGATTATCGAAGAATATTCTGAAAAAGCTCAATGTCCGACACATTTATTCAAAGGGCTGGCTGAAATCGGTGCCTTTGGACCCAGCTTACCAAGTGAATATGGAGGCGGAGGAATGGATGAAATAGCTTACGGAGTTATTATGCAGGAATTGGAACGGGGCGACTCAGGGATTCGGTCAATGGCCTCAGTTCAAGGTTCTCTGGTTATGTATCCCATCTACCGCTTTGGTTCGGAAGAACAAAAGCGAAAATATTTGCCAAAACTTGGAGCTGGAGAATTTATAGGTTGCTTTGGGCTGACGGAGCCAGATTTTGGATCCAATCCTTCGGGAATGATCAGTAATGTCAAAGATGATGGAGATGCATATATTTTAAATGGAGCCAAAATGTGGATCACAAATTCACCATTGGCAGATTTGGCAGTTGTGTGGGCTAAGGATGAAAACGGTGATATTTTGGGAATGATCGTCGAAAGAGGCTGGAAAGGCTATTCTGCACCTGAAATTCACGGTAAATGGTCTTTGAGAGCTTCGATTACGGGTGAACTCATTTTTGAAGATGTGAGGGTCCCGAAAACACATGTTTTTCCCAATGTAAAAGGTTTGAAAGGTCCATTATCCTGCTTGTCTAAAGCCCGTTATGGAATCGCCTGGGGAGCCATAGGTGCTGCTTTGGATTGTTATGATGTTGCTCTTCGATATTCTAAAGAACGCATACAATTTGACAGACCTATTGCCGGTTTTCAGTTAACCCAAAAGAAATTGGCAGAAATGATCACAGAAATCACCAAAGCCCAACTTTTAGCATGGAGACTTGGAATGCTGGCCAATCAAGGCAAAGCGAGTCCCGCACAAATTTCTATGGCCAAACGCAATAATGTTCATATCGCCCTTCAAATTGCAAGGGAAGCCAGACAAATATTGGGCGGAATGGGGATCACTAATGAATACCCGATTATGAGACATATGATGAACCTTGAAACGGTTTTGACCTACGAAGGAACACATGATATCCACTTATTAATAACTGGAATGGATGTAACGGGGATCAATGCTTTCGGAATGTAA
- a CDS encoding dihydroneopterin aldolase → MEDTNLMQISLHKLRFFGPYGLYPVEQKWTTEIQADIHLSFIPNAKTGFTLANTIDYQGVYDIANQVFAQNEELLENLANKLAIQLRIAFPQVVALKIEIFKKPILQGPIDSVSVSYHWSAGLDGN, encoded by the coding sequence ATGGAAGATACAAATTTAATGCAAATCAGTCTCCATAAACTCAGGTTCTTCGGACCATATGGGCTTTATCCCGTAGAGCAAAAATGGACTACCGAGATTCAAGCAGACATTCATTTGTCTTTTATACCCAATGCTAAAACCGGTTTTACACTCGCTAATACCATTGATTATCAAGGGGTATATGACATTGCTAATCAAGTTTTCGCACAAAATGAAGAGCTTTTGGAGAATTTGGCAAACAAACTTGCGATTCAATTGAGAATTGCGTTTCCTCAAGTCGTGGCGCTTAAAATTGAAATCTTCAAAAAACCCATCCTTCAAGGTCCCATTGATTCAGTTTCTGTTTCTTACCATTGGTCTGCCGGGCTTGATGGAAATTAG
- a CDS encoding T9SS type A sorting domain-containing protein: protein MKNLCTLLFVLLFGGLNAQITYTAADGPRPGIKLEHGQLSDLSGFDLQDYQKAGGNQNWDITGTGFEDFSTEYIPVNGLHFLSKFPGCNMAYVNVPNIDSAFNMYEYNNTGLYLVGLYQSSLAIAFDKKVTITKYPLNFGDNFQNDVTANFDAGGFPAQMAMMTNSTVDAWGTMKTEEGSFPVIKMKSVQLVEISVLGIPFGSQTLITYSWIASGFAEPVATLLFAEFEDDNGIVNDTAFTFLKDQEIVRNNDQSASSSLFKISPNPVSNEMLIDLKELDFSKADYSIINAEGKSILSGSLPKEAEFRLDISGIPSGHYLFYINLDNKRSLFDSFSKN from the coding sequence ATGAAAAATTTATGTACACTTTTATTTGTTTTGTTATTTGGTGGTTTAAATGCCCAAATTACCTATACTGCGGCAGATGGACCCAGGCCGGGTATAAAACTTGAACACGGCCAATTGAGCGACCTTTCGGGTTTTGATTTGCAAGACTATCAGAAAGCTGGAGGTAACCAAAATTGGGATATCACAGGAACTGGTTTTGAAGATTTTAGCACGGAATACATTCCCGTAAATGGACTTCACTTTCTTTCAAAATTTCCAGGCTGTAATATGGCTTACGTAAATGTTCCAAATATCGATAGTGCTTTTAATATGTACGAATATAACAATACTGGACTTTATCTGGTGGGCTTATACCAATCTTCATTGGCCATTGCATTTGATAAAAAGGTGACCATTACCAAATACCCTCTCAATTTTGGTGATAATTTTCAGAATGATGTTACCGCGAATTTTGATGCAGGTGGTTTTCCGGCGCAAATGGCAATGATGACCAATTCAACTGTAGATGCCTGGGGCACCATGAAAACAGAAGAAGGAAGTTTTCCGGTTATCAAAATGAAGAGCGTCCAATTAGTGGAAATTTCTGTTTTGGGCATTCCTTTCGGAAGTCAAACCTTAATAACTTACAGCTGGATTGCTTCTGGTTTTGCAGAACCTGTGGCTACCTTGCTTTTTGCGGAATTTGAAGATGACAATGGCATCGTAAATGATACGGCTTTTACTTTTTTGAAAGATCAGGAAATCGTTAGAAATAATGACCAGTCAGCCTCTTCATCATTATTTAAAATATCACCCAACCCGGTCTCAAATGAAATGTTGATTGATTTAAAGGAGCTTGATTTTTCCAAAGCAGATTATTCGATTATCAATGCAGAGGGCAAATCGATTTTATCTGGTTCGTTGCCAAAAGAAGCTGAATTTCGTTTAGACATTTCGGGCATTCCTTCCGGACATTATTTGTTCTATATTAATTTGGATAACAAACGTTCGTTATTTGACTCTTTTTCTAAAAATTAA